A single window of Mycobacterium sp. ITM-2016-00318 DNA harbors:
- a CDS encoding threonine/serine exporter ThrE family protein, translating to MELTRDRAGQPWGARQREKLRRLVRETEPPTGSMRRLTDQELAERDAAYYEQVGEILDLAGNIGAILMASGTPATATMEQVEAICAAYGITRCEVDVINTTIHLAAYRGPTAPAASTLHIVQARSMDFSRLAAVDRLIGRIREGEVSPTQARRELDTIITAPHPYKRWVATLAWGALAFATAGTLGGNWLVCLISALSAMAIDRVNRVLNKHGLPFFFQYAVGGAIATAPPILLYALSPKLGFHFEPTVAIAAGLVVLLAGLSLVGSVGDVISGAPVTAAGRFFELVMLTGATIAGVALVLHLANRFGAPYVGISAFPPPALSEWAARVAFGAATAAAFALACYAERSAAMAAAFGGAAGTTVFLLAQGAGLGAVVASFVAAVPIGLVGRLMERRNLAPPLVVSITGIVPLLPGLSLLHGIYAILNDQHAVGFASVLGAFAIGTALAAGVTLGEWSSWKVRRRRLQSRRQAGDSGPTVGARS from the coding sequence GTGGAGTTGACCCGTGACCGTGCGGGCCAGCCATGGGGGGCACGTCAGCGTGAGAAGCTGCGTCGGCTCGTTCGGGAAACCGAGCCGCCGACCGGCAGCATGCGCCGGCTGACCGACCAGGAACTCGCCGAGCGCGATGCCGCCTACTACGAGCAGGTCGGGGAGATCCTCGATCTCGCCGGGAACATCGGCGCCATTCTGATGGCGTCAGGTACGCCTGCCACCGCGACCATGGAGCAGGTCGAGGCCATCTGCGCTGCGTACGGCATCACGCGCTGCGAGGTCGACGTCATCAACACGACGATCCACCTGGCCGCATACCGCGGGCCGACCGCGCCTGCCGCCAGCACCCTGCATATCGTGCAGGCCCGTTCCATGGACTTCAGCCGACTGGCCGCCGTCGACCGCTTGATCGGCCGCATCCGCGAGGGCGAGGTGTCGCCTACCCAGGCGCGTCGCGAACTGGACACGATCATCACCGCCCCGCACCCCTACAAGCGCTGGGTCGCCACCCTGGCCTGGGGCGCGCTGGCGTTCGCAACCGCGGGAACACTGGGCGGGAACTGGCTGGTGTGCCTTATCAGTGCGTTGAGCGCCATGGCGATCGACCGCGTCAACCGCGTGCTCAACAAGCACGGGCTTCCGTTCTTCTTCCAGTACGCGGTCGGCGGCGCGATCGCGACCGCGCCGCCGATCCTGCTCTACGCGCTCAGCCCCAAGCTCGGCTTCCATTTCGAACCGACGGTGGCCATCGCCGCAGGCCTGGTGGTGCTGCTCGCCGGTCTGTCGCTCGTCGGATCGGTCGGCGATGTGATCTCGGGGGCGCCCGTCACCGCGGCGGGTCGCTTCTTCGAGCTGGTCATGTTGACCGGTGCGACGATCGCAGGCGTCGCTCTCGTACTGCACCTCGCCAACCGCTTCGGCGCGCCCTACGTCGGGATCAGCGCGTTTCCGCCGCCCGCACTGTCGGAGTGGGCCGCGCGCGTCGCATTCGGTGCGGCCACCGCGGCGGCGTTCGCGCTGGCGTGCTACGCCGAGCGCTCAGCCGCGATGGCCGCGGCGTTCGGAGGTGCGGCGGGCACCACCGTCTTCCTGCTGGCGCAGGGCGCGGGGTTGGGCGCTGTGGTGGCGTCGTTCGTCGCCGCTGTCCCGATCGGCCTGGTCGGTCGCCTGATGGAACGTCGTAATCTGGCGCCACCTCTGGTGGTCTCCATCACCGGCATCGTGCCACTGCTGCCGGGCCTGTCCCTGCTGCACGGCATCTACGCCATCCTCAACGACCAGCACGCCGTCGGGTTCGCCTCGGTGCTCGGTGCCTTCGCGATCGGCACCGCGCTCGCGGCGGGCGTCACCCTTGGCGAGTGGAGTTCGTGGAAAGTTCGACGACGTCGGCTTCAGAGCCGTCGCCAGGCTGGCGACAGCGGACCCACCGTAGGCGCGCGTAGCTGA